The Oncorhynchus tshawytscha isolate Ot180627B linkage group LG18, Otsh_v2.0, whole genome shotgun sequence genome has a window encoding:
- the LOC112217832 gene encoding zinc finger protein 410 isoform X1, with product MLSDELDSKPELLVQFVQNASIPLGQSLEDSDPKHTCLPLLAPADSSLCAQLALTEGGLSHVSARSLSLSEFGGAEQSPMEVHPHLRSPHTPPSPSPVLHDLQRSESSSYVLLNLAKGLAASSEPLIFSADGTEEEEEEVILSGDCCVDGTAPWYLRVQELAHDSLIAATRAQLAKDAKASQDARAGNGSNSNVTDFNGGDHLPSFPLEGVKREQPTRTNRTLSSKQNLRCSFEGCYRTFTWPAHLKYHLKTHRNDRMFRCGAEGCGKSFYVLQRLQVHMRTHNGDKPFFCKEKNCGKKFTTAGNLKNHKRTHTGEKPFLCEAGGCGRSFAEYSSLRKHMLVHSGEKPHQCGVCGKTFSQSGSRNVHMRKRHGEEVLGNEGRETGEALTHSSLLEADGSPDDTMVTMTTGVEPMNLHHTMLREQGSADSVVVLSQPHDLVTMTTTSHTYAEDVVALL from the exons ATGCTTTCAGATGAGCTTGACTCCAAACCCGAG CTGCTGGTTCAGTTTGTCCAGAACGCTTCCATCCCTCTGGGGCAGAGTCTGGAGGACtctgatcccaaacacacctgcCTTCCCCTGCTGGCCCCTGCAGATAGCTCCCTGTGCGCACAGCTGGCCCTGACAG AGGGTGGTCTCAGCCATGTGTCAGCGAGGTCTCTGTCCCTGTCAGAGTTTgggggagcagagcagagccccATGGAGGTGCACCCCCATCTCCGCAGCCCTCACACACCCCCCAGCCCATCTCCTGTCCTCCATGACCTGCAGCGGTCAGAGAGCAGCTCCTACGTCCTCCTCAACCTCGCCAAAG gcctaGCAGCCTCCTCTGAGCCACTAATCTTTTCAGCAgatgggacagaggaggaggaagaggaggtgatcTTGTCCGGGGACTGTTGTGTGGATGGCACTGCCCCCTGGTACCTGCGGGTACAGGAGTTGGCACACGACAGCCTCATCGCAGCAACGCGTGCACAGCTGGCTAAAGATGCCAAGGCTAGCCAGGACGCCAGGGCTGGGAATGGCAGCAACAGTAATGTCACTGACTTTAATGGTG GTGACCACCTGCCCAGCTTCCCGTTGGAGGGTGTGAAGAGAGAGCAGCCGACGAGGACCAATCGTACGCTTTCTTCTAAACAGAACCTCCGCTGCTCCTTTGAGGGCTGCTATAGAACCTTCACTTGGCCTGCTCACCTCAAATACCACCTCaaaacacacag gaacgACCGTATGTTCCGGTGTGGGGCGGAGGGCTGTGGGAAAAGTTTCTACGTACTGCAGCGTCTTCAGGTCCACATGAGAACTCACAACGGAGACAAGCCTTTTTTCTGCAAGGAGAAGAACTGTGGCAAGAAGTTCACCACTGCAGGAAACCTCAAGAaccacaaacgcacacacacag GTGAGAAGCCTTTTTTGTGTGAAGCAGGTGGCTGTGGTCGTTCCTTTGCAGAGTACTCCAGTCTACGCAAACACATGCTCGTACACTCAG GAGAGAAACCCCACCAGTGTGGTGTCTGTGGAAAGACGTTCTCTCAGAGCGGCAGCAGGAACGTCCACATGAGGAAGAGACACGGAGAGGAGGTGCTGGGGAACGAGGGCAGAGAAACAG GCGAGGCTCTGACACACAGCAGTTTGCTGGAGGCTGACGGGTCACCTGACGACACTATGGTCACCATGACTACGGGGGTGGAGCCCATGAACCTACACCACACCATGCTGCGAGAGCAAG GCTCGGCAGACTCCGTGGTCGTTCTCTCTCAACCCCATGACCTGGTCACCATGACAACGACAAGCCACACGTACGCAGAGGATGTGGTGGCTTTGCTGTAG
- the LOC112217832 gene encoding zinc finger protein 410 isoform X2: protein MLSDELDSKPELLVQFVQNASIPLGQSLEDSDPKHTCLPLLAPADSSLCAQLALTEGGLSHVSARSLSLSEFGGAEQSPMEVHPHLRSPHTPPSPSPVLHDLQRSESSSYVLLNLAKGLAASSEPLIFSADGTEEEEEEVILSGDCCVDGTAPWYLRVQELAHDSLIAATRAQLAKDAKASQDARAGNGSNSDHLPSFPLEGVKREQPTRTNRTLSSKQNLRCSFEGCYRTFTWPAHLKYHLKTHRNDRMFRCGAEGCGKSFYVLQRLQVHMRTHNGDKPFFCKEKNCGKKFTTAGNLKNHKRTHTGEKPFLCEAGGCGRSFAEYSSLRKHMLVHSGEKPHQCGVCGKTFSQSGSRNVHMRKRHGEEVLGNEGRETGEALTHSSLLEADGSPDDTMVTMTTGVEPMNLHHTMLREQGSADSVVVLSQPHDLVTMTTTSHTYAEDVVALL, encoded by the exons ATGCTTTCAGATGAGCTTGACTCCAAACCCGAG CTGCTGGTTCAGTTTGTCCAGAACGCTTCCATCCCTCTGGGGCAGAGTCTGGAGGACtctgatcccaaacacacctgcCTTCCCCTGCTGGCCCCTGCAGATAGCTCCCTGTGCGCACAGCTGGCCCTGACAG AGGGTGGTCTCAGCCATGTGTCAGCGAGGTCTCTGTCCCTGTCAGAGTTTgggggagcagagcagagccccATGGAGGTGCACCCCCATCTCCGCAGCCCTCACACACCCCCCAGCCCATCTCCTGTCCTCCATGACCTGCAGCGGTCAGAGAGCAGCTCCTACGTCCTCCTCAACCTCGCCAAAG gcctaGCAGCCTCCTCTGAGCCACTAATCTTTTCAGCAgatgggacagaggaggaggaagaggaggtgatcTTGTCCGGGGACTGTTGTGTGGATGGCACTGCCCCCTGGTACCTGCGGGTACAGGAGTTGGCACACGACAGCCTCATCGCAGCAACGCGTGCACAGCTGGCTAAAGATGCCAAGGCTAGCCAGGACGCCAGGGCTGGGAATGGCAGCAACA GTGACCACCTGCCCAGCTTCCCGTTGGAGGGTGTGAAGAGAGAGCAGCCGACGAGGACCAATCGTACGCTTTCTTCTAAACAGAACCTCCGCTGCTCCTTTGAGGGCTGCTATAGAACCTTCACTTGGCCTGCTCACCTCAAATACCACCTCaaaacacacag gaacgACCGTATGTTCCGGTGTGGGGCGGAGGGCTGTGGGAAAAGTTTCTACGTACTGCAGCGTCTTCAGGTCCACATGAGAACTCACAACGGAGACAAGCCTTTTTTCTGCAAGGAGAAGAACTGTGGCAAGAAGTTCACCACTGCAGGAAACCTCAAGAaccacaaacgcacacacacag GTGAGAAGCCTTTTTTGTGTGAAGCAGGTGGCTGTGGTCGTTCCTTTGCAGAGTACTCCAGTCTACGCAAACACATGCTCGTACACTCAG GAGAGAAACCCCACCAGTGTGGTGTCTGTGGAAAGACGTTCTCTCAGAGCGGCAGCAGGAACGTCCACATGAGGAAGAGACACGGAGAGGAGGTGCTGGGGAACGAGGGCAGAGAAACAG GCGAGGCTCTGACACACAGCAGTTTGCTGGAGGCTGACGGGTCACCTGACGACACTATGGTCACCATGACTACGGGGGTGGAGCCCATGAACCTACACCACACCATGCTGCGAGAGCAAG GCTCGGCAGACTCCGTGGTCGTTCTCTCTCAACCCCATGACCTGGTCACCATGACAACGACAAGCCACACGTACGCAGAGGATGTGGTGGCTTTGCTGTAG
- the LOC112217834 gene encoding CLOCK-interacting pacemaker produces the protein MSSTKRKAEGHSRNMGKLRAMKSGSSRTDSERDSGFSDASTIDPTDSEGSSHSVSKREVQHPGSVLGAQSSQLAVVGGSYSNMSPMIIQQPQVVFLQPVVSHCTTSNPKEASSKHRRPKKFLPILRSYPKIAPHPGDSSSSSGRGSSCSSSSGSERSGLSSSHRERHHSHRDKQQKQQSGSSSSGSSGSSTLSFPPPTSSLSPSPQRRLTLTLSLTDSSACSSPARPSPAVSRSEYTPAPSLTVTPSHTLNFGQPEKLKSQPLSLPNHATTTDNGDGDDHDIKRKRFCNTYNILSKSGLLDITLRTKDLLRQNRRTQGDLDRLKEHTNLFLQALQTGDTSIWRKLQTSLQEEEKETEEKGKGSGQQSILKADTD, from the exons ATGAGTAGTACCAAAAGGAAAGCAGAAGGGCACTCTAGGAACATGGGCAAACTACGAGCCATGAAGTCTGGAAGCTCCAGaacagactcagagagagactcTGGCTTCTCAG ATGCCAGCACCATAGACCCGACAGATTCTGAGGGCTCATCGCACTCGGTGTCCAAGAGAGAGGTTCAGCACCCTGGATCAGTGTTGGGGGCACAGTCCTCACAGCTAGCTGTGGTGGGGGGGTCCTACTCCAACATGTCCCCCATGATCATCCAGCAGCCTCAGGTCGTCTTCCTACAACCTGTGGTCTCCCACTGCACCACCTCCAACCCCAAGGAGGCCTCCTCTAAACACCGGCGCCCAAAAAAGTTTCTTCCCATCCTCAGGTCCTACCCCAAGATTGCCCCTCACCCTGGGGACAGCTCAAGTTCCTCTGGGAGAGGAAGCTCTTGTTCTTCCTCGTCGGGGTCAGAGAGAAGCGGTTTGTCCTCCAGCCACCGGGAGCGCCATCACagccacagagacaaacagcagaAGCAGCAGTCTGGTAGTTCTAGCTCTGGTTCTTCTGGTTCCAGCACCCTCAGTTTCCCTCCTCCAACtagctctctgtccccctctccccagcGCAggctcaccctcaccctctccctcacaGACTCCAGTGCCTGTAGCAGCCCTGCTAGACCCTCCCCCGCCGTCAGTAGATCAGAGTACACCCCCGCCCCGTCCTTGACCGTAACTCCTTCTCACACCCTCAACTTTGGGCAACCTGAGAAACTCAAGTCccagcctctttctctcccaaATCACGCCACCACAACCGATAACGGCGATGGAGATGACCACGACATCAAGCGTAAGCGCTTCTGCAACACGTACAACATCCTGTCCAAGTCTGGCCTGCTGGACATCACCCTAAGAACCAAGGACCTGCTCCGTCAGAACCGCAGGACCCAGGGAGACCTGGACCGGCTCAAGGAGCACACCAACCTCTTCCTGCAGGCCCTGCAGACCGGAGACACCAGCATCTGGCGCAAGCTGCAAACCAGCCTccaggaagaagagaaggagactGAAGAGAAAGGGAAGGGCAGTGGGCAGCAGAGCATCTTAAAGGCAGATACAGATTAG